The sequence CTGGACGCAGCGAAGTCGAGCTGAGAATGAGTTCCTCAACCAACTACGTCCCTTCATCGGCTTTCGAATGGTCAAGTGAAGTAACGCGCTGCTCACCTCGCGAGTCACGGGCAGCAGTACCCCTCTGGATCTTTCACTACCACACAGAGCATCTTGCAGAAACATCTGCGGCCCACCTATCCAATCAACTACTTTGCAACCTTTTTGCCTCTTACAAAGACTGTGGGTGATCCCAAGCTTCCATTCCATTCCAGTCTCCCAAAACGAAAAAGTTGGCACTTTATCTACAGTCTTAGTCTTGCATATGAGGCGGCCCTCAATTGTTTGGATTGCCAGAATGGTCCGACGCGCAAAGATTCGACCACAGATCCTAAATCAAGCCCTTTTGTACCGAAAGCCCTCTCTCATCAGGGCATGGCATCATTGATACTTCTGCTCAAGTTCGACAGCAACCTCAAATTTGGGCTTGGAGGCTAGGAACTCGCCCTGCAGATAAAAGAAGAGTTCCTGACTCTTACTTGACACTTGACGACGCATCTATGGAAGTACTCGCCGATGAGctcagcagcctctactCGAAATCACTAGATAAAAGTCAGATTACTGCCATGAGCTTTATGGTCAAGCTTTTTTGTAAAAGCTACCTAGTCGTTCTGAGAGCCTGTCTTGGCCGCGACAAATGCAAGCTCGCGCGAATGGAGGTGGGGAATGCGAGGACACTCAAGACCTTGCGAGTACACGCGCTCAGTTGCTTAGAGAACTGACTGCGCAGAAAAAGATGGTGCTAGATTCTGAGCAGCAACTGCAATATGAGGAAGATTTTCAAACCCATGGTCTGTTCGAAGACCTCGAAAAGTCGCTCGATCCCGCGAGAAGGATCATGGAAATGCTGGACTCATCGGATGGACAGACGAGAAATTTTGCCCCGTTGAATCAGGGTAAGGCTTTGGTCGAAAAGCTACAAATGAAGTTTCCGTTTCTAAGCACACTCTGAATCCTGCCGCAGTCAAGATCGTGGGCAACACAGTCCACAACGCTGCAGTGGACAAAGATAGCCAGCAGCCTCCGACTGAATCTAAAAACATGTCACATCCAGTAAGTATCACACCATTTGTCCGTCTAGCTTGCATCTGAATGCTTACTAGACCAGAAGCAAACTCATGCTGAAGACTTCCCACCTCTCCCGTCATTTTCATCGTCTGCAAAAAGTGGAGACACAATCACCAGGTTGGTGCGTAGGCTCTGTCTCACTTAGCTATAAGTGATTAAATGCACTAGACGCAGAAGACGTGAGCGCTGTAGGATTTAGAAGAACCCTGCAGTAGACTTCAAGATGACATTTTGCGTGCACAAATAGCGAATTGGAACTATCGTGCTGTCACGGGATGGTTGTGGGTTCCTAATTACCCTCTATTAGGCTACTTGCTGGTCAGTACCTACTTACAGCTTTGGACGCTCACGAGTCTCGCGTGGTCTCTGTTCCTATTAGCTTGGAAATCAAGTGAACATTGTCGTCATTTCTTTTACATGGTCTTTCTCCCAGTCAAGCCTTGTCTGCTTGATATCCATACTGTCGCTCAAGACTACCTTCGGGCGTTATGTAGAAGCCGCGCCCTAATACTTGTGAAAGGATTAAACGTGCTTGAGCAGCAAATGTGTTTGATCTGCGCGACGGGGATATGGCCGCAGCTACTCCATATCATCGGTCTCACCGCGTGTGTAGGATCGAATTCGAATAGTTGCTCCTGCCATCATTGTCTTCACCTTCACCGCGCACGTGCGCTTGCGCTCGCCTCCGTCTCACTTGCACTTTCCACTTTCGCTGACGACACAAACAACACCTACGAACCGCCACTTGCGTTCATAAACTTTTTTTCAGCAACCACTTATAGAGTAAGAATCGTGCCCTTCAAGCGTATTTCAGTCACTGATGTGCTGCAGATGAGTGTCGATCTCGATGTCCTTTTCGCCTGCGAGCTAGACACTGCCGCAGAACTAGAGCCATCCCTCACTCCCAAATTCTGTCCAGTAGCAAGCGTCTCGACAGCCGATACAACACTGTACGATGATGAGACTGGTGGAGCGAGCCTCATAAATGATGAGCTCATCGGTGGCCCGGTGGCCGATACAGGCCTACCGTTCGGTATGCATGTCGACACGTATGCCGAAGATACCATCAAATCCCTCCTACGAGAGCGTGACAGTTGGAAAGCTGGAGCAGAAAAACATTCCAAAGCTTACGAAGACCTTGAGCGACGCGTCTACCGAAACGCCATAGTCGGTGCCGATCTTCCGACAGACATCATAGGTCGCCTCAATCTGCTGGAGAGCGCGACGGATCATTATCGAGTCAAGAACAGAACCCTGCGCGAGAGCCTTAGTGTCGCGGAAAACAAGATAGTCGCGCTTCAGAACGAGATTGCCGGGCAGAAGAACAGGTTGAAGGGTGCAGGAAAGAAGGTTCGCAACGCAAAGGATGCTGCAGGTAAACAAGAGGAGAAAGCGAAGGCCGCCACCCACCATCAACAGCTGCGCACCACTTCTGAGCGAAGGATGAAGCAGGAGCGCAACGAAGCTGTTGCCGAAGCGCAGTCACTCAAGAAGTTATGCAAAGACCTGCAAGCAGACCTTGAGGTGGAGCGATCCGGTCGCCCACACTTGCGGAAAGGAAATACTACTTCAGACACAACTACTGCTGTCATTCCTATTGAGCTTTCGATCTATCGCGGAGACTTCCTGAAGCTGTCAAATGATCTCGACGCCAATCAATTCACCATCACTGAGCAGATGCAGCGCTGGTACGAGGACTGCGTGAATCCGCAGGTCGTTGGCGCCAATTATGCGAGTAACCAGGAAGAAGGAGTGGTGGCTGTGAAACTGAACAAGCTGTATGCGGACCTGGTCGAACTAGTCGATGGACACCAGGAGGCAGGGGCGGAACACGATGGTCCCCGGTCAAAACATACACTCGAGCCGATCTGTCGTAAGGCTGAGGAGCGACACAACTCCGAGAACTGAAGCGCTGGACTCCACCGCTGGCGGGTTTCGAATCGTCATGAGAGTGGCGATGCAACTGGTAGGAGGTTTGATACCTTGCGACGCCCACGTCAAACTCGACTCAACGCCTTCTCAGCGTCAAACACCCCCACTGCAGCGAATAAACTCATGGAGGGCATGCTTGTTTGAACTTTGCTGACATCAAAAGGAGTTGACAGCTAGACTGGTCAGCGCAGCCACATGCGTACACGACGTTCAGCTGTACTTATTTACACCAACACCACACGTCTTGCGTGGCAGCTGCTGACGGGCATATCCCCTCCACAGGCTAAGATAGTGGAAATTGCACTCTTCTCCACGTCATGTATCCTGCAACTTCAAGGTTTGCAAATTCCATATCATCTCATTCGCTTAGCGCTCATCAACATCCCACCCAATCAGCATCTCGAGCCCACTTCCCACCAAGTCCAAGCTACGAGGCGGCAACCAGCTCATCCCGTTGCTAATCGCCCGTTGCTAGTCGCACGTTGTTGTGGGTGCCGGAGCTTGTCGATTGGTCGGTGTACTACTCGACGAACCAGGCGCGACGATGCTGCGTACCTGCAGTTCGGACTTCGGATACCTAAGCCCTGTTTCAGAGCAAGCTGACCTAGCCCCCAGCTGTCCCTCCATCAGCAGAATACCGCCAAACAGATGGTAGACAGACTATGTATAAGACGGGTGGATGTGACGGCTCGGGCTGTTGCTTTTATCTTGGTATTCACTCACTCTTTGAGTCATTCTTTTCCCTGTGAACTTGCGGTTTCACATCGTCGCCGTGCGATCCTTACACTGCCTTGAAGTGCAATACACCAAACATTTGGAACCCCACTCTATCTTGCGTGCAAAGCAATTATCAGTATGCATCCACATATCTTACTACTTTCTTCCGCAGTCGCCGCCACTGCAACACGCCATGGACACCACCATTTCCACCAGCCTCGCGGCATTCACCTCACTCGAGGCGTTGACGACGTTATTGACTCGATCAAAAACAAGACCGACGAGGTTGCAGATAAGATCTCTGACGCCGTCGACTCTGTTCTTGCCCGCGTAGAATCCTGGGTTATCCCTGCGACCTGCCCATGGAAGATCCACTGGCCGTTGCCGGACACCCCCATGCCGACGGTTGACAATGTCGATATCCCGCAGCTTTCACTCTTTCCTCGCCCCGACTCTACTTCAAACACGCTGACCATATACAACTTCTGCGACTACGACCTCTTCTTCGAACCACACGTCGGCAACACACTGGCAGAGATCGGCCATATTCCGGCGGGTGGCAAGCTCGATCGACCTTTTGAGTCGGCACCCGAAGGCTCAGGTATCAATCTCAAGGTGTCGAAGACTGAGGGCGACTACTCCAAGCCCGTGCAGATTGAATACGCTGTCTCCGCGGGCACGGTATGGTACGATATCAGTCTCATAGACTGTCTGGGACGTACTGATGGCATGCGCAATGGTGATACGACGGCTTGTGCAGGTCATGAAGCTGGCTTACAGATGGGACCTGCAAAGGATGCGTTGAGTTTCCAGTGTGGAGCGGGTGCTTGGTGTGACGATCAAGCGTATTTGTATGAGGTATATGCAGACATTACAGAGACTGAAATGAGGGAAAAGAAGCTGACTGCCTACGACAGGAGAACCTCTGTAAGAAGAGCAACCCCAACTCGGCGTGTAGTGCGGACAAGGGCATGGCTGTTGAGTTCTGCGCGAGTAACAGGAAGCTATGAGGTGATCTTAACGATATCGACGAGAATGAGGCGTTTGGGAATTCGACCTGGATAAGCACATTATTGGGTGGCGCACTTGTTAGGTCCGGCATGGCCTTTGGTATTCGGTCTCGTAGTACACGACATGTACAAGACATTTTTTGATTGCACATCTTCTCCCACCCGCACAGGTCTTCCCATGCTTACTGCCTTTCCGATCTGTTTTACTGCGTACATTGGGATCAAGAGATTGATGTTCAGTGGGATCCGACCACGCTCTTGATCTTTCTCCTCCTTACGCGCACATCAAACAGGCGGTCCAGCGAAGATGGTTTTTCGTACAGGTAGTCGTTGTATGCCAGAATGACAGTGCTGCACGCGTTAGATAGAAATATGATCAAGTAAGTTCGCTACAATACTTGACCGTCCCTCGAGAATTCTGCCCGAACGGGCCGAAAACTCGATTCAAGTTGCTAACATCGATCCGGCAAGGTTGTGCGTGTTCGCCCAATCAACCCCGGTCGGACCTCAAGCCTTCCCCGCTTCCCCACAATCTGCGATCGACGTTATGCTAAGAAGTCCTTGATAACGTCATTTCGGTCGCTTCTTGTCCGGTGACCATGTACACACTTCGCGCGGCagtttaagaaggtaaatATCTTACCGCACGAGCCTCCAGTGCATATGAGCTATATATGGGGGAGCTTCTAGTAGATACGGACCCCTAGACTTTGCTTGATCCAATTCCAAGATGAAGTTCCTTTCACTGCTCTCTACCGCGGTGCTCGTTGCATCTTCTACGGCGATACCATATGATGAGTACATCTTAGCGCCTAGGTCACGAACTCTCTACCCCGTCTCCGTGCACAGTACCAATGGATCGGTCAGCAGTCCTGAGAGCCTGACGAATTCCAACGGCAGTTCCGTCTTCGATGGCGATGCAGCCACAGCATACGACTTCGGTATCAACATTGCAGGCGTTGTGTCGTTGAATATTGGGTCGGTGTCCGACTCGTCGCAGTACATCGGCGTTACGTTCTCAGAAAGCTCATTATGGGTCTCGAATGCCTCCTCTGACGCGACCGCCGATGCTGGCAAAGACGAGACACTCTGGTTCCATGTCACAAAACCAGGGCGGTACACCGCGCCTCGAGAAAAGGAGAGGGGTGGCTTCCGATATCTGACTTTGGTGCACAACTCGACTGGCACGGTTGAGGTTACGAGCGCTGAAGTACATTACACTGCCATGCCGCATTGGGAAGATGATGCCATCGCCAACTACACTGGGTACTTCCACTGTGACGGCATGTCGACAATTTTCTAGCTAGTATGAAGTATGGCCACTAACATATGAGTAGATGAGTTGCTGAACCGCATCTGGTATGCTGGCGCGTACACAAACCAGATCTGCACCATTGATCCCACCCACGGCGATGCACTGATCCATATCCGCCAAATCAACTCTTCGATTTCAGACGCAACAAATGTGACATGGTACTACAACACTACAATCACAAATGGTACGTCTTCTCTAGTAGATGGTGCCAAACGTGACAGACTTGTATGGGCCGGTGGTGAGTACACCCTCTTTTACAGATGGCTCAGTTAGAGACTGACTGTTATTTAGACATGGCTATCGCTGTCCCTGGTGTGGTTGTGTCTACAAACGACGTGATCTCGATCGAGAACTCGCTAAAATCGCTGTTTGATATTCAAGCTGAGAACGGTCGCTTACCCTATGCCGGTCGGCCATTCCCAAATTCAGTGTCGTTCACGTACCATCTTTACACCTTGATTGGTGTCGCCGATCATTACCTATACACAGGAAACATTGCCTACCTCCAGTCGCTTTGGGATCAGTGGAAGCTTGCCCTCTCTTGGTCACTGAGCTACATCGACTCCTCCGGACTTATGAATGTGACATCACCGGCTGACTGGCTGCGTTTTGGCATGGGTGGTCACAACATCGAGGCCAATGCCATCCTCTACTACACCATCAATCACGGTATTGAGCTCGCCACTGCCCTCAATGACACCTCCTCCACTTCAAACTGGACTACCATCGCCGAGCGTATCAAGTCTTCTGCCAACGAGCTTCTCTGGAACGACGAGGCTGGCATGTACATTGATAACGAAACCACTGCTCTCATGCCCCAAGACGGCAACTCCTGGGCCGTCGTCGCAAACCTGACCGTCAACTCCACACAAGTGGAACGTATTTCCGCAGCTCTTGCAGAAAGATGGACGTCCTACGGCGCACCTGCGCCTGAGGCTGACGATGCCATCTCCCCCTTCATCTCCGGGTTTGAGTTACAGACACATTTCCTGGCAGAAAACGCGACCGCTGGTCTCGAGCTCATGAGGCTGCAGTGGGGCTTCATGCTGGATGATCCGCGCATGACGAACTCGACTTTCATCGAGGGGTACTCGACGACTGGCGAACTACACTATGCGCCCTACCTCAACGATGCACGAATCTCGCACGCTCACGGCTGGGCAACCGGTCCCACTTCCTCACTGACGACTTACATCGCCGGTATCCAGCTGCTGAGCGCGGGAGGCAAGACATGGCGTATTGCGCCTTCGCTCGGTGACCTCAAGATCGCAGATGCGGGATTCAGTACAGATGTAGGGCTCTTCTCTGCGAAGACACAAGTCGATGACAACGGCGCATGGACAATAGAGTTCGAAGCACCGCAGCGTACGAGTGGTGAGGTGAAGTTTCCGGAGCTCGGCTGTGTGGGTAAGGTCGTGCTGGAAGAGCAGAGTGGGAACTATCAGGATATCCTGGTCGAGGTGCAAGCTGCTGATGCTGGACCGGTTACGATTGATGGATTGCCGGGTGGCAAGTGGATGGCAAGGTACGAGTGCTCATCGTCATAAGGGTTGATGTAAATTACTTGTTGTAGAAATATTTCATTACTTAAAATTCTTGTGCAGTAGTCTGAAGCAATCCCTTAAAGCATAATGAATTTCTGTACAGATGCTCCTTTATGGTGCATTGATCTGAAATATGTCCCATCCATAAGCCCATCGATGTAAATGGGGCCGAGGAACAGGAATACTTCCCCCTTTGGAGGAAGCACATATGGCGAAGACCCTCCAAAAAGTGCTACAATCACATCTCCTTCAAGCATACACGACGGGCCGATACCACACGCCTCGCAATCTACTTGACACGGTTTTTTTCCTGCGCATCCAATTTGAGTAGAAGAGTGTACCGTTGTCTTGATCCAACGCACGTTTTGCCATCAGCATCTATGACGTACGCCTGGTTCAAAGGCGCACCAGGACATTGGGG is a genomic window of Ascochyta rabiei chromosome 8, complete sequence containing:
- a CDS encoding Trafficking protein particle complex subunit 31, with amino-acid sequence MVFLPVKPCLLDIHTVAQDYLRALCRSRALILVKGLNVLEQQMCLICATGIWPQLLHIIGLTACVGSNSNSCSCHHCLHLHRARALALASVSLALSTFADDTNNTYEPPLAFINFFSATTYRVRIVPFKRISVTDVLQMSVDLDVLFACELDTAAELEPSLTPKFCPVASVSTADTTLYDDETGGASLINDELIGGPVADTGLPFGMHVDTYAEDTIKSLLRERDSWKAGAEKHSKAYEDLERRVYRNAIVGADLPTDIIGRLNLLESATDHYRVKNRTLRESLSVAENKIVALQNEIAGQKNRLKGAGKKVRNAKDAAGKQEEKAKAATHHQQLRTTSERRMKQERNEAVAEAQSLKKLCKDLQADLEVERSGRPHLRKGNTTSDTTTAVIPIELSIYRGDFLKLSNDLDANQFTITEQMQRWYEDCVNPQVVGANYASNQEEGVVAVKLNKLYADLVELVDGHQEAGAEHDGPRSKHTLEPICRKAEERHNSEN